One Vibrio quintilis DNA segment encodes these proteins:
- a CDS encoding Lrp/AsnC family transcriptional regulator: protein MLKKENPQDALDDTDLAILKYIQNEGRMSNSKLSEKVNLSETPCWRRWKRLEDEAFITGYTAVLNRKRLGFTMVGFTQVSLSSHEVENTDYFEQFVLSTEWIPLCHCIAGGADYIVQVVARDLDEYYERIHQLRRVKGVSALHSSVSVKEIKNSSLIPLE, encoded by the coding sequence ATGTTAAAGAAAGAAAACCCTCAGGATGCACTTGATGACACGGATTTAGCCATACTGAAGTATATTCAGAATGAAGGACGGATGAGCAACAGTAAGCTGTCTGAAAAAGTAAATTTAAGTGAAACACCCTGCTGGAGACGCTGGAAGAGGCTGGAAGATGAAGCCTTCATCACGGGCTACACGGCAGTATTGAACCGTAAAAGGCTTGGATTCACGATGGTCGGCTTTACGCAGGTTTCTCTGAGCAGTCATGAAGTGGAAAACACCGATTATTTCGAGCAATTCGTGTTATCCACTGAGTGGATACCTTTGTGTCATTGTATTGCCGGTGGCGCCGATTACATTGTCCAGGTGGTTGCCCGGGATCTGGATGAGTATTATGAACGGATTCACCAGCTGAGACGGGTCAAAGGTGTCAGTGCTCTGCACTCCAGTGTTTCCGTTAAAGAAATAAAAAACAGCAGCCTGATTCCACTGGAATAA
- a CDS encoding LysE family translocator — MDTQVAIAFLFFSVSMSLTPGAGNITLLGISNRYGFSAALPFVAGTAFGVLVVFGGTSAGLLSVLTAFPGVYTIIKYLGMAYLLYLAWGISRFRVEEETPQPMPAHGAGFIAGTLVQVLNPKAWIAAITAFSQFTDVSGSYLIQVMTIITVFVLSVILCTLVWAYFGAALKRLLRSPQQMLLVNRCLGGTLALTVVFMLIQPD, encoded by the coding sequence ATGGATACTCAGGTGGCTATCGCCTTCTTGTTCTTTTCTGTTTCTATGTCGTTGACTCCCGGAGCCGGCAATATCACGTTGCTGGGAATTTCAAACCGGTATGGTTTTTCAGCTGCTTTACCTTTTGTTGCCGGGACTGCATTTGGGGTGCTGGTTGTGTTCGGCGGTACGAGCGCCGGGTTGCTCAGTGTATTAACTGCCTTTCCTGGTGTGTACACAATCATTAAATATCTGGGGATGGCTTATCTGTTATATCTGGCATGGGGAATCAGCCGTTTCAGGGTTGAAGAGGAGACCCCGCAGCCCATGCCAGCGCACGGGGCAGGATTTATTGCCGGTACTTTAGTTCAGGTGCTGAACCCCAAAGCCTGGATTGCGGCAATCACGGCATTTTCCCAGTTTACTGACGTTTCTGGCAGCTATCTGATTCAGGTGATGACAATTATTACAGTCTTTGTGTTGAGTGTCATTTTGTGTACGCTGGTGTGGGCTTACTTTGGTGCGGCGCTGAAGCGTTTATTGCGTTCCCCGCAGCAGATGTTGCTGGTCAACCGTTGCCTTGGGGGAACTCTGGCACTGACGGTTGTGTTTATGCTTATTCAACCGGATTGA